The genome window CGGAGAGCACCTGCTGCCGGTGGCGCCGCTGCCGGTCGGCGCGCCGCCGGGGGTGCTGCCGGAGGCCGTGCGGCTGTTCGCCGACCGGGCGGCGGCGGTGCTGCCGGGCTTCGAACTGCGCACCGAGCAGCAGCGCGCGGAGGCGGTGGCGCTCTGCCGCCGCCTGGACGGGATCCCGTTGGCCCTGGAGCTCGCGGCCGGGCGGCTGCGGGCGCTGTCGGTGCGCCAGATCGCGCTCCGGCTGGACGACCGGTTCGAGCTGCTCACCGGCGGCGACCGCGGCGCGGCGCCCCGGCACCGCACGCTGCGCACCGCGATCGGCTGGAGCCACGAGCTCTGCAGCATGCAGGAACGTTTGCTCTGGGCCCGGCTCTCGGTCTTCGCCGGCGACTTCGACCTGGAGGCCGCCGAACACGTCTGCGCCGGCGACGGCCTCGACTCCGAGCAGGTGCTCGACCTGCTCGGCGAACTGGTCGCCAAGTCGGTGCTGCTGCGGATCGCCGGCCCGGAAGGCCCCCAGGGCCACCCGGTGCGCTACCGGCTGCTCGACACCCTGCGCGACTACGGCGCCGGCTGGCTGCGCGGCAGCGGCGCCGAGCACCGGCTGCGCCGCCGGCACCGCGACTGGTACCTGGGCCTGGCCACCTGGGGTGAGCTGGAGTGGTTCGGCCCCCGGCAGGCCGAGACCGCCGAGCGCACCTCGCTGGAGCACAGCAACCTGCGGGCCGCGCTGGAGTTCTGCCTCGGCGAACCGGGCGAGGAGCAGCTCGCCCTGCTGCTGGCCGGCACGCTCTGGTACTTCTGGGTCGGCTGCGGACACCTGGGCGAGGGCCGGCACTGGCTGGAGCGGGCGCTGGCGCTGGACCGCACCCCCACCGACGCCCGGGCCAAGGCGCTCTGGGTGACCGGCTACACCGCGATCCTGCAGGGCGACCGGGCCCGCGCACTGCCGCTGCTGGAGGAGTGCCGCCGCCAGGCGCTGGCCCGCGGCGACGACCGGGCGCTGGCCTACGCGCTGCACCGGCTGGGCTGCGCCGCGCTGATCGGCGACGAGCCGGCCCGGGCCGCCGAGCTGTTCCGGGAGGCCCTGGAGCGCTACGAGGCGGTCGGCGAGCTGAACAGCAACGTGCTGATGGCGGTCTTCGAACTGGGCCTGGCCCACCTGTTCCAGGGCGAGCTGGCCGAGGGCGAGGAGTGCATGGCCCGGGTCCGCACGGTCTGCGAGGAGCACGGTGAGCAGTGGGCCTACGCGTACGGACTCTACGCGCGTGCCTACTCGCAGTGGCTGGCCGGCGAGGTGCGCCAGGCCCGGGCCTTCGCCCGGGAGAGCGTGCGGCTGCACTTCGGCTTCCGCGACCTGGTCGGCATCGTGCTCGGCCTGGAGCTGCTGGCGCTGCTGGAGACCGAGCGCGGGGAGCTGCTGGAGGCCCGGCTGCTGCAGGGCGCGGCGCACCGGATCTGGCAGGCCGTCGGCGTGCCGCTGTTCGGCTCGGCGGGCTTCAACGCGGCGCACCGGGAGTGCGCCCGGCGGGCCCGGGCCGGGCTGACCGAGGCGGAGTTCGCCGACGCCTTCGACCGGGGCGGCGCACTGGACCTGCCGACCGCCGTGCACCGGGCGCTCGGCGAGCAGCCGTCGGCCGAGGCGCACGCCGCGGCGACGGACTGCGTGCTGCTCGGCCGGCGGCCGATCTGACGGACCCTCGGCTCCCCGGAACGCAACGGGCCCCCGCCACCGGCGAACCGGTGACGGGGGCCCGAGGAGGCGCTGAGTGCGCTACCCGCGGATCAACGCGAGTAGTACTCGACGACCAGCTGCTCGTCGCAGATCACGGGGACCTCACGACGCTGCGGCATGCGGTCCAGGCGGAAGGCCAGCGCCTTGAGGTTGACCTCAAGGTACTTCGGGGTCGCGCCCTCGCCCGCGTAGCCACCCTCACGGGCGACCTGGAACGGGACCTTCTCCTTGGACTTGTCCTTGACCGTGACGACGTAGCCCGGCTTCATCTGGAACGACGGCTTGTTGACCTTGCTGCCGTTGACCTGGATGTGGCCGTGCACGACCATCTGGCGGGCCTGGTAGATGGTCCGGGCGATGCCCGAACGCAGCACCAGAGCGTCGAGACGGGTCTCGAGCTCGGCGACCAGGACCTCACCGGTCTTGCCCTCGGCCTTGCGGGCACGGTCGAAGGCGCGAGCCATCTGCTTCTCGCTCAGGTCGTACTGGGCGCGCAGACGCTGCTTCTCGAGCAGACGGACCTTGTAGTCCGAGTTCTGCTTGCGGCCACGGCCGTGCTGGCCGGGCGGGTACGGGCGGGCCTCGAAGTACTTGACGGACTTCGGGGTCAGCGGAACGCCAAGAGCGCGAGCGATCTTGACCTTGGGGCGCTTCTGGTTCGCCATGGAACCGGAACCTCTTTCGTTCTGTGAATACGGCTGTCACCAGGTGTTGACGGAGGTCGCCTCTCGCGACCCGGAGAAAAAACCACCGGGGTGGTCAGCCGCTCTCCGGAGCCGGGCACGAACGTGCTTGTACACGGATCAGCAAGTGGTCCGTGACACCGATGACGGTGCGCGACGCTCCTGGCGGCACCGCCCGTGAGCGGGGCCGCGGGCCGTCGTCCCGCTGGTGCGGCCGGTCAGCCTGCTGGCTGCCGGACCCGGAACTTGGCACTTCGAGCGAGTATACCGGCTGCTTACCGCCCCTTGAGCCGGCCCCTGGTCCACTCGACCACGTCCGCGTAGCGGGCCTCGCCGCCGTTCCTGGTCGGCTCGTAGTACTCCTTGCCGTGCACCGCGTCCGGGGCGTACTGCTGGGCGGCGATCGAGCCGGGCAGGTCGTGCGGGTACTGGTAGCCCTGGGCGTGGCCCAGCTTGGCCGCGCCGGCGTAGTGGCCGTCCCGCAGGTGCGGCGGCACCGCGCCGGCCAGGCCCTGCCGGACGTCGGCCAGCGCCGCGTCGATCGCCAGGTAGGCGGCGTTCGACTTGGGCGCCAGGGCCAGCGCGATGGCGGCCTGGGAGAGGATGATCCGGGCCTCCGGGAAGCCGATCAGCGCCACCGCCTGGGCGGCCGCGACCGCGGTGGGCAGCGCCGTCGGGTCGGCCAGGCCGATGTCCTCGCTGGCCGAGATCATCAGCCGGCGGGCGATGAACCGCGGGTCCTCCCCCGCCTCGATCATCCGGGCCAGGTAGTGCAGGGTGGCGTCCACGTCGCTGCCCCGGATCGACTTGATCAGCGCGCTGGCCACGTCGTAGTGCTGGTCGCCGTCCTTGTCGTAGCGCACGGCGGCCTGGTTGACCGCGGTCTCGGTCACCGCCAGCGAGATCTCCGCCAGGCCCTGCTCCAGCGCCGCGCCGGCCGCCGCCTCCAGCGTGGTCAGCGCCCGCCGGGCGTCCCCGCCGGCCAGCCGGACCAGGTGGTCCTCGGCCTCCTGACCCAGCGTCACCTCGCCGTTCAGCCCGCGCTCGTCGGCCGTCGCGCGGCGCAGCAGCGCCCGGACGTCCTCGTCGGTGAGCGACTGCAGGGTGAGCAGCAGCGAGCGGGAGAGCAGCGGGGAGATCACCGAGAAGTACGGGTTCTCGGTGGTGGCGGCGATCAGGGTGACCCAGCGGTTCTCCACCGCGGGCAGCAGCGAGTCCTGCTGGGCCTTGGAGAAGCGGTGGATCTCGTCGAGGAAGAGCACCGTCTCCCGGCCGCTCATCCCGACCGCCCGGCGGGCGCCCTCGATCACCGCGCGGACCTCCTTGACCCCGGCGGTGATCGCGGAGAGCTCGACGAAGCGGCCCTCCACGGCCTGGCTGATCACGTGGGCCAGCGTGGTCTTGCCGGTGCCGGGCGGACCCCAGAGGATCACCGAGCTGGTCGCCGCCGGGCCCTTGGCGCCGGCCACCAGGCGGCGCAGCGGCGAGCCGTCCTTCAGCAGCTGGCGCTGCCCGGCCACCTCGTCCAGCGTGCGCGGGCGCATCCGCACGGCCAGCGGCGCCCGCCCGGGCTCGGCGGCCTGGTGCTGTTCGGCGGCGGCGGTGAAGAGGTCCGGTTCGTCCACCCCGCCACCCTAATGGGCACCGCGGACAGCCCGGGGCGGCTCAGGGGGTGGCACCGCTGTAGGTCAGGGTCGCCTCCAGGACCTTGGCGACCACGTCACCGCCGGAGTAGGTCGCGGTGCTGTCCGCGTTCAGGTAGAGGTGGGCGCTGAAGTCCGTCTCGCAGCCGGCTGGGTTGGAGCCGGCCGCGGAGGGACCGGACAGCTCCACCTCGGTGTCGGAGGTGCCCCGCACGGTGTAGCTGTACTCGCAGGTCAAGCTGCTGGAGAGGGTGAAGGTGGCCTGGGCCTGGGCCTGGTGCTGGTCCGTGCCGTTGACGATGTCCAGCGCCATGGTGCCCGCCCTGCCCGCCGGGTTCCCGTCCTGTCCGGCGATCGGGCCGGACCAGTGGCCGTAGAACTTGAGCGGGACGATCGGGCTCGCCGACGGCGACTGGCCGGTGCCGCTCGCACCCGCCTTGCCGCTCCCGCCGCCCATGTTCGCCACCGCGATCACCCCGCCCGCCAGCAGCAGCGCGCCGACGGTGATCACGATCGCCGACCTGGTGCGGTCCTTCGGCGGCGGCGGATCCGCGGGCAGCCCCATCCGCACCCGGCGGCGGCGCTCGGCCTCCTGGCTCGCGACCTGCCCGCGGCGCTCGGCCTCCTCGCGCTCCCGCTGGCGCCGCAGCAGCTCGGCGACCCGGTTCTGCTCCGGGTCCTGCACGGCCTGCGGCTTCGGCGGCGCCTGCGGCACCACCGTGGCGGCCGCGGTCGGCGGGTGGACCGGCGGGTGGGCCGGCGGCTCGGCCGGGCGCACCGGCACGGCCGCGAGCCGCTGGGTGCCCGGGTGCTGCACAGCGGCGTCCAGGTTCAGCAGCTCGGCCATCCGCCGGGAGATCCGCGCCATCAGCGGCGCGGCCAGCCAGCCCTGGTCCACCAGCACCCGGGCGCCCTGCGGGGCCAGCCGGGCGGCCAGCTGCGCCGGGGTCGGCCGGGCGGCCGGGTCCTTGGCCAGGCAGGCCGCCGCGATCTCCCGCAACTCCCCCTGCAGCGTGCCGAGTTCGGGCTCGCCGTGGGCCACCTTGTAGAGCAGGGTGGCGGCGCTCTCGGCGTGGAACGGCCCCTGCCCGGTGGCGGCGAAGACCAGCACCGCGCCCAGCTGGAACACGTCCGAGGCGGCCCCGAGACCGAGCCCCTGCACCTGCTCGGGCGACATGTAGCCGGGCGAGCCGACCACGTAGCCGGACTGGGTGAGCCCGGCCGTGGTGCTGCCGTCCAGCGCCCGCGCGATCCCGAAGTCGATCAGCACCGGCCCGTCCGGCGACAGCATCACGTTGGACGGCTTGACGTCCCGGTGGATCAGCCCGAGCCCGTGCACCGCCGCCAGCGCCTCGGCCAGGCCCGCGACCAGCGCCCGCACCCCGTGCTCGGCGAGCGGGCCGAACTCGGCCACCGCCTCGGCCAGCGCCGGCCCGGCCACGTAGCCGGTCGCCACCCAGGGCTCGGCGGACTCGGTGTCGGCGTCCAGCACCGGCGCCGTCCAGCTGCCGCCGACCCGGCGGGCGGCCTCGACCTCGCGCCGGAACCGGCCGAGGAACTCCGCGTCCGACGCCAGCTCGGACTTGACCCGCTTGACCGCCACCGTGCGCCCGCCCGGGCTGCGGCCGAGGTACACCTGACCCATCCCGCCGGCGCCGAGCCGACCCAACAGCCGGTACGGCCCGACCTCGACCGGATCCCCCGGTGCCAACGGCTGCATGCGCCTCTTCTCCCCCGTACGCCCGATCGACGGCCCTGATCATGGCGGCGGCCGGAGGTCGGACACAAGTCCGGTGCGTGGAGGCCCCCCGTCAGTTCCCGGGCAGGTTCACCGCCAGCGCGATCAGGCCGAGGATGAAGGCCGTCATCAGGCCGACGGTGGTCAGCAGCTTGAGCCAGATCCGGCCCTCGCTCTCCTCGCCCGGCTCCTCGCCGGTGGCCGGCAGCGGCTCGGCGGCCGGCCAACCCGGCTGGTCCGGGATCGGCCGGGCGTCGTACGACACGGCCGGCGCGGACGACACCGCCGGCGCGGACGCCGCGGCCGGCTCCGCGGGCGAGGGAGGCGCGGTCGGCACTGGAGGCGCGGTCGGCACGGGAGGCACGGCCAGCCGGTGGGTCTGCGGCGCCGGCCCGGCGTCCAGGTTCAGCATGTCCGTCACCCGGCGCAGGATCTGCGCCATCAGCGGCGCCGCCAGCCAACCGTGGTCCACCAGCGTCCTGGCCCCCTGCGGCGCCAGGCCCTCGGCCAGCTGCGCCGGAGTCGGCCGGGCGGCCGGGTCCTTGGCCAGGCAGGCCGCCGCGATCTGCCACAGCTCGCCGTGCAGCCCGCTCAGGTCCGGCTCACCGTAGAGCACCCGGTGCAGCACGGCCGGCGCGTGCGGGCCGGGGAACGGCTCGTGGCCGGTGGCCGCGAAGACCAGCACCGCACCGAGCTGGAAGACGTCCGAGGCGGCGCCCAGCGGCTCGCCCGCCGCCTGCTCCGGCGACATGTAGCCGGCCGTCCCGATCACGTAGCCGGTGCTGGTCAGCCCGGCGGTGTGGCTGCCGTCCAGCGCCCGGGCGATGCCGAAGTCGATCAGCACCGGCCCGTTCGAGGAGAGCATCACGTTGGGCGGCTTGATGTCCCGGTGGATCAGCCCCATCCCGTGCACCGCCGCCAGCGCCTCCGCCAGCCCGGCCACCAGCACCCGCGCCGAGTGCTCGCTGAGCGGGCCGAACTCCTTGACCGCCTCCTCCAGCGAGGCCCCGGCGACGTAGCCGGTGGCCACCCAGGGCTCGGCGGAGTCGGTGTCGGCGTCCAGCACCGGCGCCGTCCAGTCGCCGCCGACCCGCTGGGCCGCCGCCACCTCGCGGCGGAACCGGCCCAGGAACTCCGCGTCGGCCGCCAGGTCCGACCTGACCTGCTTGATCGCCACCGTGCGCCCGCCGGGGCTGCGGCCGAGGTACACCTGGCCCATGCCGCCCGCGCCCAGCCGCCCGAGCAGCCGGTACGGTCCGACCTCCGTCGGATCCCCCGCAGCCAGCGGTTTCACGCGCCCACCCCCATCGGCTCACTGACGGGCCATCATGGCGGGGCGGCGCACCCGGGCACAAGTCGGGTCAGGCCCGCCGCTCCAGCTCGGCCGCGTGGTCGGGGACGTACTTCTGGAGGTCTCGCGGCGGGCGCTGGTAGCCCTTCGTCGCCGGGCGCGGCGGCAGCGCCACCGGCGGCCTGGTGACGTCGCGGTAGGGGAGGGTGGAGAGCAGGTGGGAGATCATGTTGATCCGGGCCCGCCGCTTGTCGTCGCTCTCCACCACCTGCCACGGCGAGTCCGGCAGGTCGGTGTGGATGAACATCTCGTCCTTGGCCCGGGAGTAGTCCTCCCAGCGGCTGATCGACTCGGTGTCCATCGGCGAGAGCTTCCAGCGCCGCATCGGGTCGTCCAGCCGGTCCTGGAAGCGGCGCTGCTGCTCGGTGTCGCTGACCGAGAACCAGTACTTGCGCAGCTCGATGCCGGCCTCGATCAGCATCCGCTCGAAGGTCGGGCACTGGTGCAGGAACTGCCAGTACTCCTGCTCGGAGCAGAAGCCCATCACCCGCTCCACCCCGGCCCGGTTGTACCAGCTGCGGTCGAACAGCACGATCTCCCCCGCGGCCGGCAACTGCTCCACGTACCGCTGGAAGTACCACTGCCCGCGCTGGCGCTCGGTCGGCGCCGGCAGCGCGACGATCCGCGCCACCCGCGGGTTCAGGTACTGCGTCACCCGCTTGATCGTGCCGCCCTTCCCGGCCGCGTCCCGCCCCTCGAACACCACCACCAGCCGCACCCCCTCGGCCCGCACCCACTCCTGCAGCTTGACCAGCTCGTACTGCAGCCGCAGCAACTCGGCCTCGTACAGCTTCTTCGCCAGCCGGGGCTGCTTGGCGGGTGCATCGCTCACGGGGACTCCTGACGGGTCGGTAGCTGATGATCCCTCAGAGTAAGTCCGATCATCAGCACCCGCTCGCCGCACGGCTCAGCCCCGCAGCAGCCCCGCCGGGTCGAGCTCCAGCGCGAAGGGATCGTCCAGTACGGCACGCTCGCCCACCTGGACCAGGCGCTCCTGGTAACTGCCGAGCTCCAGGCGGCCGAGGTAGAAGCGCGGGGCCGGGTCGAGCTCGACCCTCCAGTAGTGCGGGATGCCCGCGGCGGCGTAGAGCGAGGGCTTGAGGCGCTTGTCACTGACCCGCGTGGAGGGCGAGGCGATCTCGATCACCACAGCGACGTCGTGGGCGCTCAGGGTCAGGCCGGCCTTCTCGACAGCGAGGGCGTCCGCGATGACCAGGTCAGGGATGAGCAGCCCGTCCGGAACGACGACGTTGACGGCCTCCAGTGCCTCGAACGGCGCGCCGACCGCCTCGATGGCTGCCGCCAGTGAAGCCCAGAGACGCGAACTGGTGCGCTGGTGCGGCACACCCGGGTTGGGGCTCATCAGCAGTGCCCCCCCGACCAGCTCGACCCGGTGGTGCGAGTCCTCGGGCAGTGCCAGGACGTCGTCCAACGTCCAGGGCCCGCTGTGCTGCTCAACAGCCGCAACGCTCACGGTCCTTCCTCCTCCTCCGAGTACCTGCCCACATTGTCCCCCGGAGGGGCACCGGGACGGTATCGGTTCACAGTGTCATCCGGATAAACGACGACCGGTGACGACCCGTTACGGCAAACGGGTCATCACCGGTCGTTGGAGCGCGTGCGGCGCGGGGCTCAGCTCTCCGGCTTCGCCTCGGTCGCGGACTTCGGCGTGGCGTCCACGCCGGCCTCCTTGCGCTGGGCCGCGGTGATCGGCGTCGGCGCGCCGGTCAGCGGGTCGCCGCCGGTGGAGGTCTTCGGGAAGGCGATCACGTCGCGGATGGTGTCGTAGCCGCCCAGCAGGGTGACCACGCGGTCCAGGCCGAGCGCGATGCCGCCGTGCGGCGGCGGGCCGTAGTTGAAGGCGTCCAGCAGGAAGCCGAACTGCGAGGCGGCCTCCTCCTCGGAGAGGCCGATCGCGTCGAACGCCCGCTTCTGCACCTCGCGCTGGTGGATGCGGATCGAGCCGCCGCCCAGCTCGGAGCCGTTCAGCACCAGGTCGTAGGCGTTGGACAGGGCGTTGCCGGGGTCGGTGTCGAAGCTGGCGAGCGACTCGGCGGTGGGCGCGGTGAACGGGTGGTGCACCGCGTGCCAGCCCTGGAACTCGCCCTTCTCGTCCTCGATCGGCTCGAACATCGGGAAGTCGACGACCCAGAGGAAGGCCCACTGCGACTCGTCGATCAGCTCGCAGCGGCGGCCGATCTCCAGGCGGGCGGCGCCCAGCAGCTCCTGGGAGGCGGTGCGCTTGCCGGCCGCGAAGAAGACCGCGTCGCCGTTCTTGGCGCCGGCGGCGGCGGCCAGGCCGGCCAGGTGCTCCTCGGAGAGGTTCTTGGCGACGGGGCCGCGCAGCTCGCCGGTCTCGGCGTCGATCAGCACGTAGGCCAGGCCCTTGGCGCCGCGCGCCTTGGCCCAGTCCTGCCAGGCGTCCAGCTGCTTGCGCGGCTGCGAGGCGCCGCCGGGCATCACCACGGCGCCGACGTACGGGGCCTGGAAGACCCGGAACTCGGTGCCCTTGAAGTACTCGGTGAGGTCGGTCAGTTCCTGGCCGAAGCGGACGTCCGGCTTGTCCGAGCCGTAGCGGGCCATCGCGTCGGCGTAGGACAGGCGCGGCAGCGGGTTGGGGATCTCGTAGCCGTGCACCTCGCGCCAGATCGAGCCGACGATCTTCTCGCCGAGGGCCAGGACGTCCTCCTGGTCGACGAACGAGGCCTCGATGTCCAGCTGGGTGAACTCCGGCTGCCGGTCGGCGCGGAAGTCCTCGTCGCGGAAGCAGCGGGCGATCTGGTAGTAGCGCTCCATGCCGGCCACCATCAGCAGCTGCTTGAACAGCTGGGGCGACTGCGGAAGCGCGTACCAGTGACCGGGCTGCAGGCGGACCGGGACCAGGAAGTCGCGGGCGCCCTCCGGGGTGGACCGGGTCAGGTACGGGGTCTCGATGTCGAGGAAGTCGTTCTCCTCCATCACCCGGCGGATGATGTTGCTCACCTTGGAGCGCAGCCGCAGCGCCTTGGCCGGGCCCTCGCGGCGCAGGTCCAGGTAGCGGTAGCGCAGCCGGACCTCCTCGTTCACCGTGCCGGGCTCGTACTCGGCGACCTGGAACGGCAGCGGGGCGGCCTCGGAGAGCACCACGATCTCGCTCACCACGACCTCGACCGCGCCGGTCGGGATGTCCGGGTTCTCGTTGCCCTCGGGGCGGACCCGGACGTCACCGACCACCTTGACGCAGTACTCGGCGCGCAGGCCGTGCACGGAGTCCAGGTCGCGGACCACGACCTGCACGGTGCCGGAGGCATCGCGCAGGTCGATGAAGGCCACCCCGCCGTGGTCGCGGCGGCGGGCGACCCAGCCGGCCAGGGTGACGGTCGCTCCGGCGTGCTCCGCGCGGAGCGTGCCCGCGTCGTGCGTGCGGATCACAGCTGCTTCTCCTTCAGGGTGGTGACGAGTGCTTCGAGTGCGACCGGGGCCTGCTCGCCGGTGGTCATGTCCTTGAGCTGGACGACCCCTTCGGCGAGGTCCCGGTCCCCGGCCACCAGGGCGAAGCGGGCCCCGGAGCGGTCGGCGGACTTCATGGCGTTCTTGAGGCCCTTGACGCCGAAGGCGAGGTCGGTGGCCACGCCGGCCCGGCGCAGCTCGGTCACCTTGGCGAAGAGCACGTTCTTGGCCTCCTCGCCGAGCGCGACCGCGTACACCGAGGTGGTCGCGGGCAGGTCGAGGGTGATCTCCTCGGCCTCCAGGGCCAGGAAGATCCGGTCCACGCCGAGGCCCCAGCCGACCGAGGGCAGGGCCGGGCCGCCGAGCATCTCGGACAGGCCGTCGTAGCGCCCGCCGCCGCCGATCGCGGACTGCGCGCCGAGCCCGTTGTGGACGAACTCGAAGGTGGTGCGGGTGTAGTAGTCCAGGCCGCGGACCAGCTTGGGGTCGTCCACGAAGGCCACGCCGGCGGCGGTGAGCAGCGCGCGCACCTGCTCGTCGTAGGCCTTGCAGTCCTCGCAGAGGAAGTCGCGCAGCATCGGCGCGCCGACCAGCTGGGCCTGCACGGCCTCGCGCTTGTCGTCCAGCACCCGCAGCGGGTTGATCTCGGCCCGGCGCCGGGTGTCCTCGTCCAGGTCGAGGCCGGCCAGGAAGTCCACCAGTGCCGCCCGGTAGACCGGGCGGCACTGCTTGTCGCCCAGCGAGTTGAGCAGCAGCCGGTAGTCGGTCAGGCCGAGCGAGCGGAAGGCGTCGTCGGCCAGGATGATCAGCTCGGCGTCCAGCGCCGGGTCCTCGGCGCCCAGCGCCTCGGCGCCGACCTGGGAGAACTGCCGGTAGCGGCCCTTCTGCGGGCGCTCGTACCGGTAGAAGTTGCCCGAGTACCAGACCTTGACCGGCAGGTTGCCCAGCTTGTGCAGGTTGGCCTGGAGCACCGCGCGGACCACCGAGGCGGTGCCCTCGGGGCGCAGCGCCAGCGCCTCGCTACCGCGCTGGGTGAGGGTGAACATCTCCTTGGTGACGATGTCGGTGGACTCGCCGACGCCGCGGGAGAACAGCTTGGTGTCCTCGAAGACCGGGGTCTCGATGTAGCCGTAGCCGGCCCGGCGCAGCGGGGCGGCCAGTGCCTGACGGATCGCCAGGAAGGTCGCGGAGCTGGGCGGGAGCAGGTCGTAGGTGCCCTTGGGGGCGGTGAAGGTGCTCAACTTCTCTTCCGTCACATTCCTCGTCGCGGTGCCGCGGGGCCATCCGACAACCCCATCACCTGCTGGAGGTACGGGTTGGTGGCGCGCTCGCGGCCGATGGTGGTCTGGGCGCCGTGGCCGGAGAGCACCACGGTCGCGTCGTCGAGGGGCAGGCAGACCCGGGCCAGCGATCGCAGGATGGCTGCGTGGCTGCCGCCCGGGAGGTCCGTGCGCCCGATGGAGCCGGCGAAGAGCAGGTCGCCCGAGAAGAGAACCGGGGGGATCTCCTCGCTCGCGGGCGTCCGGAACGTCACCGACCCCTCGGTATGGCCGGGCGCGTGGTCGACGGTGAACTTCAGACCGGCCAGCTCCAGTTCGCTGCCGTCGGTGAGCAGCCGCAGGTCGTCCGGCTCGCCGATGGTCAGCTCGCCCATCAGCGGCATCCCGATCGAGCGGCCGAGCGCCTTCTCCGGGTCGGACAGCATGTACCGGTCCGCCGGGTGGATCCAGGCCGGCACGCCCTGGGCGCCGCAGACCGGGACCACGGAGGCGACGTGGTCGATGTGCCCGTGGGTGAGGACCACCGCGACCGGCTTGAGCCGGTGTTCGCGGACCATCTCCTGCACTCCGGCCGCCGCCTGGTGGCCGGGGTCGACGATCACGCACTCCTCGCCGGCCGCGGGGGCCACCAGGTAGCAGTTGGTCCCCCAGGCTCCGGCTGGGAATCCGGCGATGAACACGGTTGACCTCTGCTGGCGTGTCGGGGTGGACGGGGGACGGGCTTGTCGGTGCAGCCTACCGGCGGTAAGGCACCGGTTGCGAACCGGATACCGGTTGCTGGCGTGCCGCCGTGCCGGTGGTTCGGATGCCCCGTTCCCGCCTTCTCACCGTGTTCTTACCGACAGGGTCCCTACACTTGGCGGCTGGTGGATGCGATGATCCGCCCAGCACATCCACACTTCCGTGCAGTACGGCGTTACCTAGGAGAGACGGCCCGGTGGTCACCAGCGAACAGCGGCGGCGGCAGCTCGCCCGCGAGAAGTACGAGCGGCAGCAGGCGAACCGCGTCGAGGCCCGGAGCAAGGCGAAGCGCCGCAACGCGATCATCGCCGGCGCGGTCGCCGTGGTGGTGGTCGCCGGCGCGAGCCTGGCCGCCTCCGGCGTCTTCTCCTCCGACGGCAAGAAGAAGGCCGCCACCGCCAGCGCGGCCCCGGTCGGCAAGGGCTGCACCACCCCGCAGCCCGGCTCGCCGAACAACAAGCAGTGGTCCACCGAGCCGAGCATGACGGTCGACGCCAAGGCCACCTACACCGCCACGCTGGACACCAGCTGCGGCACCGTGACCTTCACCATGGACGCGAGCAAGGCCCCGCACACGGTCAACTCGTTCGTCTTCCTGGCGGGTCAGAACTACTTCGACCACACCAAGTGCCACCGGCTCACCACCCAGGGCATCTACGTGCTGCAGTGCGGCGACCCGACCGCCACCGGCTCCGGCAGCCCGGGCTACAAGTTCACCGACGAGAACCTGACCGGCGCGACCTACCCGGCCGGCACCGTCGCGATGGCCAACTCCGGCCCGAACACCAACGGCA of Kitasatospora viridis contains these proteins:
- a CDS encoding replication-associated recombination protein A; amino-acid sequence: MDEPDLFTAAAEQHQAAEPGRAPLAVRMRPRTLDEVAGQRQLLKDGSPLRRLVAGAKGPAATSSVILWGPPGTGKTTLAHVISQAVEGRFVELSAITAGVKEVRAVIEGARRAVGMSGRETVLFLDEIHRFSKAQQDSLLPAVENRWVTLIAATTENPYFSVISPLLSRSLLLTLQSLTDEDVRALLRRATADERGLNGEVTLGQEAEDHLVRLAGGDARRALTTLEAAAGAALEQGLAEISLAVTETAVNQAAVRYDKDGDQHYDVASALIKSIRGSDVDATLHYLARMIEAGEDPRFIARRLMISASEDIGLADPTALPTAVAAAQAVALIGFPEARIILSQAAIALALAPKSNAAYLAIDAALADVRQGLAGAVPPHLRDGHYAGAAKLGHAQGYQYPHDLPGSIAAQQYAPDAVHGKEYYEPTRNGGEARYADVVEWTRGRLKGR
- a CDS encoding serine/threonine-protein kinase, producing the protein MQPLAPGDPVEVGPYRLLGRLGAGGMGQVYLGRSPGGRTVAVKRVKSELASDAEFLGRFRREVEAARRVGGSWTAPVLDADTESAEPWVATGYVAGPALAEAVAEFGPLAEHGVRALVAGLAEALAAVHGLGLIHRDVKPSNVMLSPDGPVLIDFGIARALDGSTTAGLTQSGYVVGSPGYMSPEQVQGLGLGAASDVFQLGAVLVFAATGQGPFHAESAATLLYKVAHGEPELGTLQGELREIAAACLAKDPAARPTPAQLAARLAPQGARVLVDQGWLAAPLMARISRRMAELLNLDAAVQHPGTQRLAAVPVRPAEPPAHPPVHPPTAAATVVPQAPPKPQAVQDPEQNRVAELLRRQREREEAERRGQVASQEAERRRRVRMGLPADPPPPKDRTRSAIVITVGALLLAGGVIAVANMGGGSGKAGASGTGQSPSASPIVPLKFYGHWSGPIAGQDGNPAGRAGTMALDIVNGTDQHQAQAQATFTLSSSLTCEYSYTVRGTSDTEVELSGPSAAGSNPAGCETDFSAHLYLNADSTATYSGGDVVAKVLEATLTYSGATP
- a CDS encoding ATP-binding protein, with the protein product MERQSTARRGNLPAELTSFTGRHAELAALAALLTGPRLVTVTGPGGVGKTRLALRAAALAAEEAFLVEVGELHDPLLLGHAVLTALGLTDGTARPPLDVLVEQLAERRLLLVLDGCEHLVAACAELTAALLRALPRLRVLATSREALRTAGEHLLPVAPLPVGAPPGVLPEAVRLFADRAAAVLPGFELRTEQQRAEAVALCRRLDGIPLALELAAGRLRALSVRQIALRLDDRFELLTGGDRGAAPRHRTLRTAIGWSHELCSMQERLLWARLSVFAGDFDLEAAEHVCAGDGLDSEQVLDLLGELVAKSVLLRIAGPEGPQGHPVRYRLLDTLRDYGAGWLRGSGAEHRLRRRHRDWYLGLATWGELEWFGPRQAETAERTSLEHSNLRAALEFCLGEPGEEQLALLLAGTLWYFWVGCGHLGEGRHWLERALALDRTPTDARAKALWVTGYTAILQGDRARALPLLEECRRQALARGDDRALAYALHRLGCAALIGDEPARAAELFREALERYEAVGELNSNVLMAVFELGLAHLFQGELAEGEECMARVRTVCEEHGEQWAYAYGLYARAYSQWLAGEVRQARAFARESVRLHFGFRDLVGIVLGLELLALLETERGELLEARLLQGAAHRIWQAVGVPLFGSAGFNAAHRECARRARAGLTEAEFADAFDRGGALDLPTAVHRALGEQPSAEAHAAATDCVLLGRRPI
- the rpsD gene encoding 30S ribosomal protein S4 — its product is MANQKRPKVKIARALGVPLTPKSVKYFEARPYPPGQHGRGRKQNSDYKVRLLEKQRLRAQYDLSEKQMARAFDRARKAEGKTGEVLVAELETRLDALVLRSGIARTIYQARQMVVHGHIQVNGSKVNKPSFQMKPGYVVTVKDKSKEKVPFQVAREGGYAGEGATPKYLEVNLKALAFRLDRMPQRREVPVICDEQLVVEYYSR
- a CDS encoding serine/threonine-protein kinase encodes the protein MKPLAAGDPTEVGPYRLLGRLGAGGMGQVYLGRSPGGRTVAIKQVRSDLAADAEFLGRFRREVAAAQRVGGDWTAPVLDADTDSAEPWVATGYVAGASLEEAVKEFGPLSEHSARVLVAGLAEALAAVHGMGLIHRDIKPPNVMLSSNGPVLIDFGIARALDGSHTAGLTSTGYVIGTAGYMSPEQAAGEPLGAASDVFQLGAVLVFAATGHEPFPGPHAPAVLHRVLYGEPDLSGLHGELWQIAAACLAKDPAARPTPAQLAEGLAPQGARTLVDHGWLAAPLMAQILRRVTDMLNLDAGPAPQTHRLAVPPVPTAPPVPTAPPSPAEPAAASAPAVSSAPAVSYDARPIPDQPGWPAAEPLPATGEEPGEESEGRIWLKLLTTVGLMTAFILGLIALAVNLPGN